Part of the Rissa tridactyla isolate bRisTri1 chromosome 3, bRisTri1.patW.cur.20221130, whole genome shotgun sequence genome, GAGTTGACTGGGTGATGGGAATTGGCCACACGCTGAGGCTGGACCTTACGTTGAATGAAGACGTTGAGTGCTCTGGCTGTCAACCCAGCGGTATTTTAGAGGGAAGCAAAGAACCAGCAATCCTGTATGAGTTTTCCACGTGGGATGTGATGGACCAGTTCTTGTGCCGTATGATGAGCCAATCTCCAATCTCAGGAGAGTTACTCCATTCACATCACTGCGTCTGCAGgtccaccaccccagggatgtgcTAGGGTGGCTCCAAGGTGCTGAGATGGCCCCGAGGAAAGCCAGGGGAGCCAGGATGCACCGCCCAGGGACGCCATCATGGGCAAACGAGGAGGAAGGTCTGCAGTGGCCCTTGCCTTCTCTGGCAGGGATTGTGTTACGCACGTGGACATTAGCTAGCTGCCATAATAATACTCCAAatgaaaagatttcaaaataaaaaacgCAGAGGGTTTTCCATTTTCTATTCCATTTTcacctttctgccctttttctggCAAAGAACTTTGGATGGATTTTCTATCCACCCTAAAAGCGGTCTGCAGGAATGATCAGACTTGATGATTTTAAGTCTTTTATTTACTGCCTTACTCTGGATAACGAAAGTTTGTTGTTGCTgacttttcattttccatttgtaGCTGCAGTGAGAGACCCTCCTTTTTTCCTGGCTTTGCCTCCTCCCAGGATCAAGAGATGGAGGATGGGACTTGGCCTCAGCCCTGATTGCGTTTGGTGATGAATATTTAATTAGattacttttttcctgtttcatgcGCGCAGATGAGTTCAAAGAGGGTTCAGCGAAGGGGAAAGGCAGATGCGTTGGAGACAAAGCACCGTTCCTCCCAACGACTTGTTTCCTGCTTGGtgctctgctggctccttgatgGTTTCTGTAGCTTTTACACTGTTCTGAACGTACATTTTGCCTGGAACGCTCATTTTTCATGGGCAAATCAAGCAGAGAAGTTGCCTTCCAAGCATCCGACAAACTAATATTCCCAAGATTGTAAACCAATGTTGTTTGTCTTTCCCCCTGCTAGGTTTGCCTTGGTAGTCTGCCTTGAGTGGTGTTCCCAAGACATATCGGATGGTGTTTGGGAGTTGCAACGGGCTGGTCTATGCTGCTGTTGTACCACCGCTTGCCATGAACATCTGGGCACCACCAGTGGTGGGAGGAGAGCTTTCTTGCCTCGTGGCACGTGTATCTCGGATACAACACCATTCCTTCAGGGTCCGACCTTCCCTCTTTGGACTGCAGGCGTTCAAAAGGCCATGGTGCCCCCTGGTTAAGCAATACCCtactaagaaaataataaatcacttGAATAAGCAGCAACCTAATTAACTAATGATCGCGTTATCATTATTAATCTACGATCTGATTTTGCACATTATTAAACACAACGATAAAGCTACCCCTCTTAAATCTCATGAATCACAGGCTGAATTAGTCTtaccttccttccctcctcataGCTCTTCACCCCAGGGCGCAAGAGTCTCCCTTTTTACCCTCTTGCACTAAGTCTTTTGGACATAGCCCTGATGAAGAGTCCAGCAAGTTGTCCAAGGGCATCCTGCGTGGTTGGGTCCCCAGGTCAGCGTCACCACCATCTGTAGGCATCCATCCTCCGACCACCGAAAGATCCCATCCTCCTGTGTTCCTTAactcattcctcttttttttttctatttctgccaTAGCGCCTCTTTTTCTCAGCCCAGTCTTCCcctagttacttttttttttttccttattggtCCCAATTCTGCTGCATCCACACTCAAATTTTTTATATCTGATGTCATTATTGAGGCAATCTTGGCCTTCTATGGCATTACTGATATGGTTGCCCGTGTACAGGTGGTTTTGCAAGGCCCTGCACCCCAAAACTCCCCTTCAGTTAGGGAGTTCATGCTGGACACATGCTGAGTGCCTGGTATACAATTGTCCTGCCTCAGATGTGACTCCTCCACCTTGCCCCAACAGCTTCTCGTGCACAGATAGTCTGCACGCTGGAGGAACAGACAGAATAATGTGGTTTTCATGCTGTTTTGGGGTTCACACAGCGTCCCTTAGTCCCCCACAGAAGCCCCAGCGAGTTATGATGCCTGATGCTCACCAGTGCCAGCTTCCCATGAATGAATGGCTGGTACCTTGCCCAAATTTATGATTTCTGAGAAACCAGCACGAGGGTATGGACTGGAGGAAGGACATCAAACAGCAGAACCATCCCTGCACAGTGTCGGTGATGCACGAGCCAGGAAAAGCACCCAGAGCCCAGCAGCGGGTTGGTGGCAGGAAGATTCACCTTGGAGGCACTTCCAAGATGCTGTTCCTGTAGGTGCTTTGATCTGTTACGTGTCGCTTCACAGTGACGGGCACTTGTTTCCCCATGTGCAGGTCAGCAACGGAGCAGCATCTGTCCTGTCTGCTCTGAAGGACACCCAGGCATCCTCTGACGTTCAGGAGGTGCAACTCATAGCACAGGTCTTGCTTGGGCTGTGATTTAAGGATGGGATTGCATCTGGCTTTTCAAACAGTAGAGCTGGGATCATGTGCAGAAGGTCTGTCCAGATCTCAGCCATGAAATATCTCCTTGGAAGGTTCCTTGAAGGCACCACACCTTTGTTTTGTGCTTTCCTCTTGTATGTCCTGGCCGTGCTGGGGGGATGGTGCTTCGGAAGAGGATTCTACCAGGCAGGCAAGGATTTGGCCTCCATCCCCTGCTCTCCGGTGTTTGGTGCGGGATGCCCAGGTGTGAGGCTCGGAGCTCTAACCCCTCACCCAGGTGTGGGTGTCTTCTGCCATTTGAGACTCGTGGGCTATCAGAGGCCCATGGCACATGGGGTGGGCAAAGGGTGACATGGGACCCACAGGACACAGGGCCCTTGGGAGCCAGGTGGGAGACTGTGGCAGCATCTCAAATGGCTCTGTGTGGTGACATGAAGGTATTTGGTACCCCGGCAAGGCTAAGAGCAGCCTAAGCCTCATCACTGCAAGCCCCATATCCAGCCAGAGGGTGCCTGAGTTCCTCCCAGGATGGAGGGAAGAGAAGTGGGGCCAGTGTCCGCAAAAGCGGCTCTCATACAGAAAGGGAAGGCTAAGCCTGGACTCCTGGTGCTCATGTCCCATAGCTCATAGACAGGGGGACAcctcccctgcctctccccctgtGTGGGGCTGACAACCCTGTTGGCTTCCCCTGAGGACAGGTGATGGTCCCGGTCCATGCGTCCGCTGGGTACGGGGCTTTGGGCAGGACACAGCAGCGTGGCTAAGCAAGAAACTCATTAGAGCCCATCAAATGACCCCGTACGCTGCTCTGGGGGAGGACAGCGTGTCCGACTCTCCCCAGGACAGGGCTCCCGACTGCGAGCCTggctccttcttcctcccttccccttcacaCTCAGACTGACCCCGGCCTCGTTAATTTGGCTGACCCCATTATAGTGCCGTCCAAAGTGATGTGGGGGCAAGAAATCATATTGACAGAGCCTCATCGAGTGCAGCCGCGAGGCAGGCGCCCCACCGGGTCCTGTGCAGGGCTGCACTAACCACACAGCCCTACAGACCCCTGCGCTCACCGACACGCAACGTTCCTGCTGCGGAGCAGCGGCTGGCTCTGCGTGTGTCTTGCTGGGGGAACAGCTACGTGACCTGGCGTTGTTTTGGCTCACAGCTaccaaagaaagaggaagatcCAAGGACAGTTTCCGTCTGACATGTTGGGTCAATGCAAGTAGTTCTATCTGTGTGATAATCAGGACGCGTTGTAATCTACTGGAGATGGAGAAGCTTTAGGAGGGCCACCAGCCTGTGGTCCCACGGGTCTCCAGTCCCATGGCTGGGAAAGGCATCTGAACTGAGACTGGAGGAAATGCAGCAAAGGGCTCCTGGAGCGATGGTCATTAAATAACCCTTAGTGAGGCGTCCATCGCCAGAGAGCTGGATCTTCAGACTCCTCGAGGATGGAGagaaagagccagggagggagaagaacagAAGAACAGGGACgttaaacatagaatcatagaatgtgttgcgttggaagggacctttaaaggtcattagCTATTCTAAATCACAATGCTGAAAATTATGGAAAAGATTAAAACTTGATCAGTTTAGGGAGGGGATTATCTGAGGTGGATCACCTCTCTTTAGCCTAAGCCATCATCACCCCTCCCCCTTGACAGCAGTGGGAGAAAAATGAGGCTCTGAGGCCTTGCTGGAGCACTGATCGTGTTCACTGGGATTTGGGCCACGGAGCAGGATGATCTGAGATGCAGGTGGTTTTGGGTGGGGTGGGTTTCTGCTCCAGGTGCCTGGAGAGAGTCAGGAGTTTTTAGGATTGTGCATCCTGACACCACCTGCATCACATTTTGCCTGGTTTTGACTCACCCTGATCCTCTTCAGATGGCCTCCTCCAAACAGCCACCTCCTGACGGTGTTGGTGCCATCAGATGTGTCCCCATCATCATCTTCTTACCCTTGGGCCCCATTTTCCTCCCCGACACCCACTGGCTTGACCCCAGGGAGGGCTGTGCTCTTCTGGCTCTGCTCCTCACTTCTCTGCCACCCTCCTCAAAGCTTCTGGATGCTTTTAAAGGCTCTTTGGAGGTAGGTCTTTTAGTCTCTCCCTATTTTCTTCATCTTCAGCCCAGCTTGGGTGCCTCTTTCCGTTGTGTCATGGTTCCTGCATCCCTTCGTGCCCATCAACGCACATGCTGTTGTGGGCTACAGCACAGAGTCCTATGGCAGAAGAGTATATTTCATTATTCTTTGTTTATTCAAATCCGATATACCTAACAGAGCAGTATTTTATGTGCTGCAGGCTTACCCAGCTCCTACAAGTCTGCTGATGGTCACCCTCAAGACTCCTGTTGCCGTCATCTGTACCAGATGTATGCACCTTGCCTTCTTGACCCTGTGGCTTCTCCTCCCTTCTTGGGTGGAACAAGCTCTTCTGCACTCCCCAGGTCCTCTCCCACATGGCTTCTGGGTGTTGCTAACTCATGTCCCACTGGTTCGTATGACCATGGTGGACTCTGCCACCTCAACACTGACTCCAAGTCCTTTTTTGCATGGTCCCTTTTGATGTGGACCCTTTGCTGTTGCACCTGAGAGTGATGGGAACCCCTGAGCGTGGCTGCTGTGTTCACAGGGAGGTTTGAATCCCCTCCTGGGATTTGTCTTAATGTTGGCACTGAATCCCACACCCATGGGACCACCAGCTCCTTGGTTGGATGCCCATCTTCCAAGGCTTCTCAGGGTCAGGGAGAACCTCCTTAGCCCAGATTGGAGAAGATCAGGTCGGAGAGGACCTCCTTGGCCCAGGAGGAATGGGCACTtggcctccctgggaggctggtgCTAAATTTTGGCGCCATCACCTCTCTCAAGGCTGGGCAGAGATGAGAGAGGAAGTGGTACCACTTTCTCCATAGGGCTGGAGAAGAAGAACCCCCCTGGCTCCTCTCCTGGCACTGAGGACAtgacctttttcttttgtctacTCCGTGCATAGACCAATGGGTCATCTGGCCTCAGCGTAGACCTTGGCGTGTGTCCATCTACCTCCGTGCTTCCTCCCCATGGCGGCCAACTCCTCATCTCCCAGCACATGGCCGAAGTTTagctccagctccctgctctggGTGTGTGGTGGGAGAGCATCGCCTCTGCGTGCCCCAGGGGCGCACGGCCGGGTGCAAGGGGCCGATAACGCTGGAGGGCCAAAGGAGCCCAAATCTGCTGCGGTCCCACCAGGCTGGGGTTGTTTGGGGCATGGGGATAAAACAGACCCGTCCCCCTGATGCACGTGCTGCCTTCCACCCTTATTTCCCCACTCCCCCCGagtccctttccccttcccagtgTAAGCGACACTGGGATgcgcccaccccacccccccaaaaaaaaaaggccacacaCAAGAGACTGCACAGATCgtgagaaaacaaaagaaatgccaaGGCAGTTTATTTACAACCGTTGTATACAAAAAAAGGACAGCTCGTGCCACAGCTAGAACAGCCCCCTCCGTCTCCTTCACCCACCGCCCTCTTCcatgctccccccccagccccgggtggTCCTCCCCGAGCCTCTGGGGTCCAGGCGAGCATCTCGCGGCACAAGAAGAGACACGGTTCCCTCCAGACCCAAACCAGTTTTTGGAAAGCCTTGTCAGGCCATAGTGGAGATCCAACCCTCTGTTAGCATCAGGGTTGGaggctggtgaggtgccagggcatcGCGGCACTGGGACCACTGCCTGCTGGCAactgggagaggaggggacaTACCCACGCCCCTGGCAGGAAGCAGCATTTCCACCTTCTCCCACTGGGAAGGATCTCGCTGCCACCTCTCTGCTTCGCTCGCCCTCCCTGGAGGCAAAGATCACCCAGGGGactgcccagcagctcccgcaAAGCACCTCCTGGGCTGGTcatggggtgggaggaggtgtTGGTGGGGTCCCAAACCGCCCCGGTGTCACCAGGAGGTGCCATCACCAACCCCAGGAATTCCCTATGGCCGTTGtcttctcctgctctccagagaGGCATCTCCATCCCACCTCTGGAtctccagcctgggctcccccagctcctctttccctttcgTTCTTCCCCATCCCTTCCATCATGGTTTCCACAGCCTTGCCCTGGTTTCCTCTCCTGCTCTTGCTCTCCATGGGGGTGATCTCCCTTTTCAAATAACCACCTCTAAAAGCTGAGGGCTTTCCAGCTGCTCGACAGCAGGAAAGAGGATTTCATCCAAGAGTTCCCACAAAGATGATTCTCAGGAGgttcttacaaaaaaaaagcagctctttggGAAGTCACGGGGCTTTTTAACTTCGCCCTTGAAAAGGATCATCGGCTTCTCCTGCAGCTGGATAAAGGCTTTGGAGCAAGTGAGCCTCACTCTCTAACCACCTCCAATGGGGGGGGATGtctcttctcccccttccccaaagTGGTTCTGTAAGGTCTATGGGCAAATAACGCCTGGTTTGGGCAAGAGACCCTGAGTCCAGgcaggaaaaagggagggagggacaccAAGAGATGCCGCTGCCCGTtgatggggtgggatggaggagaagaaggaagccGGAGGGATGCTCacctgcccgccctgcctgcccagcaccaAATTAAAGTCACACACGACGCACATTCCCCCccacttcttccctccccacccgctCTGTCCCCCCTGGCTTTTCCCCAGGGGGGCACCTCTGCCGCTTCGCCAGCCCTCGGCTGTCTCCTCCGGACCTGGTTGACGGGCGGCTCATGAGACCCACCAAGGAGGTGGGCATCCGAAAGCCGGCACCCTCCCGCCCaccctcccttctttctcctccctccccaccctccccgaAACGAATAGGATGGCTTCACTGGTCAACTCTTTACATTCACGAACAAAGAAAGCAGAGGAACGTCCACCCTTCCACCATCCGACCTTGCGCTGCGGCAGCCTCCGCCACCTCCCCGGAGCTGTCAGTCCAACCATCGCCTCTTTACCTGGAGGCTTCTTCCTTGAGCTCcttgtttttcctcacttcttCCGCGTGTTTGTCctgtgggaggggggtgggggagtaggagggaaggaggagggggggacacgcgTTAGCTGGACGGACTTCGGGGTCCCCACGGGCGGGCCAGCGGCTTCGGAGGGGTTCGAAGGCACGAGGGCGTTTTGCGAGGTTCATCCCCGGAGGGACACCACCGATGGGTCAACAGcgtcctctcctcccctctgggGTGTTTTAAGGACTGTGGAGGCACTCAGGGACAGATTGTCCTCGCCCTCTAGCTAGGAGGTAGACGTCAACCAGACGGGATGGACCGGGAGCCCCAAGGAGATGGGGTTAGCTCGGATTGTCCTTCATTATCTCGTGCTCTCTGCCTCTGACCCAAGGCTAGCTGAGGCGTTTGGAGAAGGGCACTGGGCGAGCTCCTTGCAGAAGGGATGTTTtggagggagctggaggtggtGAGGGTGGGACCTTCCGTGCTGAGGTTGGGAACAGACCTGCTTCGGGGAGAGAGAAGAGGTCTGCACAGGCTGGCAGGGTGGAAGCATCTCCTAGAATGGCAGCACGGACCCCTCCAGCTCCGCCGGGGAGCTGACGGCTCCATGGCctctggggaaggggccaggggaAGGTCTACCACCCGGGAGGTGGAAAAATTGCCAGCGGTGGGTCAAGGCCATTAGGGTGGGACACGGGGAAAGCAAAGGCTTTGCATGTCTGCGGACAAGATACGGGTCCCAGCTCTCCACCCACCAACCGCTCGTGAGCCTATGGACACGTCAGGCTCTGTGGGTCCCTGGTCAGGACCCCCCACCCCAGGTGGGACGTTGTGTTTGGATATCGCTGCatggtgggaagggaagagggagtcCCCGCTTTGGTGGTGTCCCCAAGGGGAAATGCCACCCCAAGAACCATGCAGGGTGCCCAGGTGTCCTGTGACACCCTCCTGGACCGGTGCCCCAGCTcatccccccctgcctccccaccaTGCACTCACCTTCTCCTGCAAGCGCTCCAGCATGGCTGCTAAATGGGCCTCGCGGTTCTCCTTGTTGGACTCCATCTTCTGTGCCAGCTTCTCTTTGGCCATTTTGATGAAGTTGTTGTTCTCCTCGATCGCCTTCTGGATGACCTCCCGCTCGTGCTCCCGCTTCTCCGCCAGATGCTTCAGCAGCTCAGCCTCTTGGTACTGCGTGGGCAAAGCGGACACGATGGCCATGTGGACCATGGGTTCCTTACCCTCCTGGCCAAAACCATCCCCTCTAAACTCAGCAACGTCCCCAAAGGTGGGTGCACCTTGCTGAGCACCCCAAGTGCAAGGTGGCGTGTCCCCATGGCACGTCCCCCTGCTGCGGTACCATGCGCGAGTTGCTGGACttaccttcctcctctcctccgcTGCCTCCAGCTTCTTCTGGAtctcttccagggatgggtcgcGGCGCCGGGGCAGGGAGGCGTTGAACTCGGGGATGCCATCGAACGATGGGGGCTTCAGGATGACCTCAAAGGACTGACCCGAGGTCCGCTTGTTGAGCTCGATGACTTCCATGTCGGAGATGACGCACCAGGTGAGGTCTACCGTGTCTGCTGGGAGAGTGGCACGGGCTGACCGCCGGCACGGGTGCATCCCACTCCAGTGGGAAACCATCCCGGGGTCCCACAGCCCCCTCAATGTACCACCACCTTCCCCAGTCCCCACGGGTTCCACCCAAATCCCCGCACACCCCGAATGCACCCCTGCGGTTCAGCCCCAACGTCGTGGGTTGGGGCAGGGACTTCAAGACACCCATGGAGGGGGCTGAGCTGGGAATATTTGGGCAAGCTGAGGGGCTGGGCAGCCCCTCGAGGGAGAAGCGAGCAAGCAGGGCAACGTTCAGCCCTGCTTTGAGGACTGGGAATGGGACCGTGAAGACCAGATCCCCCCGCAGCTGGCCGGGAAGAGCCCCCCCGAGGCTGGGCATCCCCCTCCGTCGCCGCTGTC contains:
- the STMN4 gene encoding stathmin-4 isoform X5, whose amino-acid sequence is MSPESAEKQPEVRRWGTLLLQTPKDLHAMTLAAYKEKMKELPLVSLFCSCFLSDPLNKPTYTYEADTVDLTWCVISDMEVIELNKRTSGQSFEVILKPPSFDGIPEFNASLPRRRDPSLEEIQKKLEAAEERRKYQEAELLKHLAEKREHEREVIQKAIEENNNFIKMAKEKLAQKMESNKENREAHLAAMLERLQEKDKHAEEVRKNKELKEEASR
- the STMN4 gene encoding stathmin-4 isoform X2, giving the protein MSPESAEKQPEVRRWGTLLLQTPKDLHAMTLAAYKEKMKELPLVSLFCSCFLSDPLNKPTYTYEDTVDLTWCVISDMEVIELNKRTSGQSFEVILKPPSFDGIPEFNASLPRRRDPSLEEIQKKLEAAEERRKYQEAELLKHLAEKREHEREVIQKAIEENNNFIKMAKEKLAQKMESNKENREAHLAAMLERLQEKQVCSQPQHGRSHPHHLQLPPKHPFCKELAQCPSPNASASLGSEAESTR
- the STMN4 gene encoding stathmin-4 isoform X4 produces the protein MSPESAEKQPEVRRWGTLLLQTPKDLHAMTLAAYKEKMKELPLVSLFCSCFLSDPLNKPTYTYEDTVDLTWCVISDMEVIELNKRTSGQSFEVILKPPSFDGIPEFNASLPRRRDPSLEEIQKKLEAAEERRKYQEAELLKHLAEKREHEREVIQKAIEENNNFIKMAKEKLAQKMESNKENREAHLAAMLERLQEKVCSQPQHGRSHPHHLQLPPKHPFCKELAQCPSPNASASLGSEAESTR
- the STMN4 gene encoding stathmin-4 isoform X1, producing the protein MSPESAEKQPEVRRWGTLLLQTPKDLHAMTLAAYKEKMKELPLVSLFCSCFLSDPLNKPTYTYEADTVDLTWCVISDMEVIELNKRTSGQSFEVILKPPSFDGIPEFNASLPRRRDPSLEEIQKKLEAAEERRKYQEAELLKHLAEKREHEREVIQKAIEENNNFIKMAKEKLAQKMESNKENREAHLAAMLERLQEKQVCSQPQHGRSHPHHLQLPPKHPFCKELAQCPSPNASASLGSEAESTR
- the STMN4 gene encoding stathmin-4 isoform X6, with translation MSPESAEKQPEVRRWGTLLLQTPKDLHAMTLAAYKEKMKELPLVSLFCSCFLSDPLNKPTYTYEDTVDLTWCVISDMEVIELNKRTSGQSFEVILKPPSFDGIPEFNASLPRRRDPSLEEIQKKLEAAEERRKYQEAELLKHLAEKREHEREVIQKAIEENNNFIKMAKEKLAQKMESNKENREAHLAAMLERLQEKDKHAEEVRKNKELKEEASR
- the STMN4 gene encoding stathmin-4 isoform X3, with protein sequence MSPESAEKQPEVRRWGTLLLQTPKDLHAMTLAAYKEKMKELPLVSLFCSCFLSDPLNKPTYTYEADTVDLTWCVISDMEVIELNKRTSGQSFEVILKPPSFDGIPEFNASLPRRRDPSLEEIQKKLEAAEERRKYQEAELLKHLAEKREHEREVIQKAIEENNNFIKMAKEKLAQKMESNKENREAHLAAMLERLQEKVCSQPQHGRSHPHHLQLPPKHPFCKELAQCPSPNASASLGSEAESTR